The Chloroflexota bacterium region CCAGCGCCTGCGAGTTGTCATCGTGGACGTGCAGCGCGGCACCCGCGGCCCGGAAATCATCGTGAGCCGCGCGCACCGCGACCTGCTCCGCCGCCTGCTGGAGATGGAGGTCCCCGAGATTCTCAACGGGGCGGTGGAAGTCAAGGCCATCGCACGCGAGGCCGGATCGCGCTCCAAAGTGGCCGTGGCATCTAAGCAGCCGCGCCTGGATCCCGTGGGGGCCTGCGTGGGCCAACGTGGGTACCGCATCCAGAACATCGTCAACGAACTGAACGGCGAGAAGATTGACGTGGTGGCGTGGAGCGCGGACACGGCGACGTTCATCGCCAACGCGCTGAGCCCGGCCAAGCCCACTGAGGTCATCCTGGACGAAACCGCCGAGGGCGGCAAGACGGCCACCGTCATCGTGCCCGACAAGCAATTGTCGCTGGCGATCGGCAAGGAAGGCCAGAACGTGCGCTTGGCGGCCAAACTCACCGGCTGGCGCATTGACATCAAGAGCGCGTCGGAGTGGGAAGAGGAACAGCGCTACGCCCAGGAGAAAGCCCAGGCCGTATCCGAGGATCTCCTGGCGAAGGCCGAGGCGATCCTGTTGGGCAAGGCAGAGCCGCAGGTCGGCGCCGAACCCGCCGAGGTGGCAGCGGAGGTGGCCGAGGCTCCACAAGTTGGGTCCGAACCTGCCGCCGAGGAGGCCGCGCTGGTTGAAGCCGCTCCCGAAGCGGAGGCCGCGCCTGCGGTGACGGAAGCGCCCGCCGCCGAGGAGGCCGCGCCGGTTGCAGCCGCTCCCGAAGCGGAGCCCGCGCCTGCGGTGACGGAAGCGCCCGTTGCCGAGGAGGCCGCGCCTGCGGTGACGGAAGCGCCCGCCGCCGAGGAGGCCGCGCCGGTTGCAGCCGCCCCCGAAGTGGAGCCCGCGCCTGTGGCGGAGGTAGCCGAAGCGCCTACGCCCGAACCCGAGGCGCTGCCGATCCGAATTGAGGTTGACGAACTGGCGTTTGACGACGAGGGCGAAGGCGAGTCCGAGGAAGAGGCCGGGAAGCGCGCCAAGAAGAAGTTCAAAAAGGGGCGCGCGGGAGCACCGCAACCCACCGAGGTCGCCCCGCGGCGCAAGCCCAAGCCGGCCGGCCGCCGTCGCGATTGGGGCGACGACTGGGAAGAAGAGTTGTAGGAACTCGTGCAGGTAGGCCATGCGACGCAAACACGTCCCACAAC contains the following coding sequences:
- the nusA gene encoding transcription termination/antitermination protein NusA, with amino-acid sequence MKSEFIQAINQVCAERNLPKDVVLEAVEVALVSAYKRNFGDCGNVVAKIDNQTGEVKLFAVKEVVDSVSDPDTQIALKEARSINPDAAVGTKVMVECAPPKDFGRIAAQAAKQVILQRIREAERDTLYQSYADRVGEMINASVQTAEPGLVTVNLGKTEGVMPRGEMIPGERYRPAQRLRVVIVDVQRGTRGPEIIVSRAHRDLLRRLLEMEVPEILNGAVEVKAIAREAGSRSKVAVASKQPRLDPVGACVGQRGYRIQNIVNELNGEKIDVVAWSADTATFIANALSPAKPTEVILDETAEGGKTATVIVPDKQLSLAIGKEGQNVRLAAKLTGWRIDIKSASEWEEEQRYAQEKAQAVSEDLLAKAEAILLGKAEPQVGAEPAEVAAEVAEAPQVGSEPAAEEAALVEAAPEAEAAPAVTEAPAAEEAAPVAAAPEAEPAPAVTEAPVAEEAAPAVTEAPAAEEAAPVAAAPEVEPAPVAEVAEAPTPEPEALPIRIEVDELAFDDEGEGESEEEAGKRAKKKFKKGRAGAPQPTEVAPRRKPKPAGRRRDWGDDWEEEL